The Alnus glutinosa chromosome 7, dhAlnGlut1.1, whole genome shotgun sequence genome includes a region encoding these proteins:
- the LOC133873652 gene encoding uncharacterized protein At3g28850, with product MGCISSKLVRKNLKREIIFNNGGECVNHVVSLTSSTYGALNLDNEQPTKDCVGAESRRLQRSPPRVEPEVINAWELMEDLEEGMPISNQAKKSPKPRSFLRGFTGFDARSPMKFSNQSGSPKKAKRFAGKENKSRVNLFGRADYSPKAVLKAKICYPVKGSPIGAKRESPGRDSEFSSRRKSFSPLFDPELLASYEKELSEEEEQIKMIVSPTPKSRRARKTRELEAILDSFERKCPPGGENAVVIYTTTLRGIRKTFEDCNKVRSIIESHCIHVFERDISMDSGFKEELRGLMGTKEVKVPLVFVKGRLIGGGDEVVKLEEEGKLSILFDGIPRALGGCEGCAGVRFVMCMDCSGSCKVLDAEQKKMVRCGECNENGLIQCPVCC from the coding sequence ATGGGCTGCATTTCGTCAAAGCTCGTCAGGAAAAACCTGAAGCGAGAAATCATTTTCAACAATGGCGGCGAGTGCGTGAACCACGTGGTCTCTCTCACGTCAAGCACCTATGGGGCGCTCAACTTGGACAACGAGCAACCCACCAAAGATTGTGTGGGGGCTGAGAGTAGGAGACTCCAGAGATCTCCTCCTCGCGTGGAGCCAGAGGTTATCAATGCTTGGGAACTCATGGAGGATCTTGAAGAAGGAATGCCCATTTCGAATCAAGCCAAGAAGAGCCCCAAGCCTCGGTCTTTTCTACGTGGGTTTACCGGTTTCGATGCGAGGAGTCCGATGAAGTTCTCGAATCAGAGTGGGTCTCCCAAGAAAGCGAAGAGATTTGCTGGGAAAGAGAATAAGAGTCGGGTTAATCTTTTCGGACGTGCCGATTATAGCCCGAAAGCGGTTCTGAAAGCCAAGATTTGTTATCCGGTGAAAGGGTCTCCAATAGGGGCAAAAAGAGAGAGTCCTGGGAGAGATTCGGAGTTTTCGTCGCGAAGAAAGAGCTTTAGTCCCCTGTTTGATCCAGAGCTTCTTGCTTCTTATGAGAAAGAATTGTCCGAAGAGGAAGAACAAATCAAGATGATCGTTTCACCCACACCGAAATCCAGAAGAGCGAGGAAGACCAGGGAATTGGAGGCTATTCTTGATTCTTTTGAGAGAAAGTGCCCGCCCGGCGGTGAAAATGCGGTTGTGATTTACACGACGACGTTACGAGGAATCCGGAAGACCTTTGAGGACTGCAACAAGGTCCGGTCGATAATCGAATCGCACTGTATCCACGTGTTCGAGCGGGATATATCCATGGATTCGGGATTCAAAGAGGAACTGAGGGGACTAATGGGGACAAAGGAGGTGAAAGTTCCACTAGTTTTCGTGAAGGGAAGGTTGATTGGGGGAGGTGATGAGGTGGTGAAGTTGGAAGAGGAGGGGAAACTCAGCATTTTGTTTGATGGGATTCCGAGGGCTCTCGGAGGGTGCGAAGGTTGCGCTGGTGTGAGGTTTGTGATGTGCATGGACTGCAGTGGGAGCTGTAAGGTCTTGGATGCCGAGCAGAAGAAGATGGTGAGGTGTGGTGAGTGCAACGAGAATGGGTTGATTCAGTGCCCTGTTTGTTGTTAA
- the LOC133872278 gene encoding F-box/kelch-repeat protein At1g57790-like isoform X1, whose product MAGKKRRKLKSLAETVTENNRMTMKEKKEKLELQTWSNLPTELLELIISCLTLEENVRASVVCKRWHSVSISVRVVNQSPWLMYFPKYGNLYEFYDPSLCKTHSIELPQLNASRVCYTKDGWLLLYKRRSHHLFFFNPFTREVIELPGFALYLHVVAFTCAPTSTNCMLLTVQEMGPQSVAVSTCHPGATEWVTVNYQHHLPYPFYTDSLNKFVFCNGLFYCLSSNDWLGFFDPLQRTWNVLAVPPPKRDGKLLKIWRPGTYMTEHKGEIMLIYRCSGSAKPIMFKLDRRNMVWEEMKSLNGITVFASFLSSHSRTDVRGLMRNSVYFPNVRFGGKSCMSYRFDNCRYYPGKKRDLGGLYPQNIWIEPPQDFTSFAELPKEI is encoded by the exons ATGGCtgggaaaaagagaaggaagctGAAATc GTTAGCCGAAACGGTCACTGAAAATAACAGAATGACAAtgaaagagaagaaggagaaatTGGAGCTGCAGACTTGGTCTAACCTTCCCACAGAACTTTTGGAATTGATTATCTCCTGTCTAACCCTAGAGGAAAACGTTCGTGCCTCCGTTGTTTGCAAGAGATGGCACTCAGTTTCAATCTCTGTCCGGGTAGTAAATCAATCACCATGGCTTATGTACTTCCCAAAGTATGGTAACCTGTATGAATTTTATGACCCCTCACTCTGCAAGACACATTCCATTGAGCTGCCCCAGTTGAATGCGTCTAGGGTTTGCTATACTAAAGATGGCTGGTTGTTGCTATACAAACGCAGATCTCATCACTTGTTCTTCTTCAATCCCTTTACTCGCGAAGTGATTGAATTGCCCGGGTTTGCGTTGTATCTTCATGTTGTTGCCTTCACTTGTGCCCCAACCTCTACCAACTGCATGCTTCTTACAGTTCAGGAGATGGGTCCACAAAGTGTTGCTGTTAGCACTTGCCATCCTGGGGCAACAGAGTGGGTTACTGTTAATTACCAACATCATTTGCCCTATCCTTTTTATACTGATTCTTTGAATAAGTTTGTTTTCTGCAATGGACTCTTCTATTGTCTGAGTTCCAATGATTGGCTAGGGTTCTTTGACCCACTGCAACGTACATGGAATGTTCTTGCTGTGCCTCCACCCAAACGCGACGGGAAGTTGTTGAAAATATGGCGGCCGGGCACTTACATGACGGAGCATAAAGGGGAAATAATGCTTATTTATCGTTGTTCAGGAAGTGCAAAACCCATTATGTTTAAGCTGGATCGGAGAAACATGGTATGGGAAGAGATGAAAAGCCTTAATGGTATCACAGTTTTTGCGAGTTTCTTGTCGTCTCATTCCAGAACTGACGTTCGTGGACTGATGAGAAACAGTGTCTACTTCCCCAACGTTCGTTTCGGTGGCAAGAGTTGCATGTCATACCGTTTCGATAATTGTAGATACTATCCGGGTAAGAAGCGTGACTTGGGAGGTCTTTATCCTCAAAATATCTGGATTGAACCGCCCCAAGACTTCACAAGCTTCGCTGAATTGCCGAAAGAAATCTAG
- the LOC133872278 gene encoding F-box/kelch-repeat protein At1g57790-like isoform X2, producing MTMKEKKEKLELQTWSNLPTELLELIISCLTLEENVRASVVCKRWHSVSISVRVVNQSPWLMYFPKYGNLYEFYDPSLCKTHSIELPQLNASRVCYTKDGWLLLYKRRSHHLFFFNPFTREVIELPGFALYLHVVAFTCAPTSTNCMLLTVQEMGPQSVAVSTCHPGATEWVTVNYQHHLPYPFYTDSLNKFVFCNGLFYCLSSNDWLGFFDPLQRTWNVLAVPPPKRDGKLLKIWRPGTYMTEHKGEIMLIYRCSGSAKPIMFKLDRRNMVWEEMKSLNGITVFASFLSSHSRTDVRGLMRNSVYFPNVRFGGKSCMSYRFDNCRYYPGKKRDLGGLYPQNIWIEPPQDFTSFAELPKEI from the coding sequence ATGACAAtgaaagagaagaaggagaaatTGGAGCTGCAGACTTGGTCTAACCTTCCCACAGAACTTTTGGAATTGATTATCTCCTGTCTAACCCTAGAGGAAAACGTTCGTGCCTCCGTTGTTTGCAAGAGATGGCACTCAGTTTCAATCTCTGTCCGGGTAGTAAATCAATCACCATGGCTTATGTACTTCCCAAAGTATGGTAACCTGTATGAATTTTATGACCCCTCACTCTGCAAGACACATTCCATTGAGCTGCCCCAGTTGAATGCGTCTAGGGTTTGCTATACTAAAGATGGCTGGTTGTTGCTATACAAACGCAGATCTCATCACTTGTTCTTCTTCAATCCCTTTACTCGCGAAGTGATTGAATTGCCCGGGTTTGCGTTGTATCTTCATGTTGTTGCCTTCACTTGTGCCCCAACCTCTACCAACTGCATGCTTCTTACAGTTCAGGAGATGGGTCCACAAAGTGTTGCTGTTAGCACTTGCCATCCTGGGGCAACAGAGTGGGTTACTGTTAATTACCAACATCATTTGCCCTATCCTTTTTATACTGATTCTTTGAATAAGTTTGTTTTCTGCAATGGACTCTTCTATTGTCTGAGTTCCAATGATTGGCTAGGGTTCTTTGACCCACTGCAACGTACATGGAATGTTCTTGCTGTGCCTCCACCCAAACGCGACGGGAAGTTGTTGAAAATATGGCGGCCGGGCACTTACATGACGGAGCATAAAGGGGAAATAATGCTTATTTATCGTTGTTCAGGAAGTGCAAAACCCATTATGTTTAAGCTGGATCGGAGAAACATGGTATGGGAAGAGATGAAAAGCCTTAATGGTATCACAGTTTTTGCGAGTTTCTTGTCGTCTCATTCCAGAACTGACGTTCGTGGACTGATGAGAAACAGTGTCTACTTCCCCAACGTTCGTTTCGGTGGCAAGAGTTGCATGTCATACCGTTTCGATAATTGTAGATACTATCCGGGTAAGAAGCGTGACTTGGGAGGTCTTTATCCTCAAAATATCTGGATTGAACCGCCCCAAGACTTCACAAGCTTCGCTGAATTGCCGAAAGAAATCTAG
- the LOC133872281 gene encoding F-box/kelch-repeat protein At1g57790-like, with amino-acid sequence MTMEEKKENLELQNWSGLPTELFESIISRLTLEDNVRASVVCKRWHSVAVSVRVVNQSPWLMYFPKKRKKNGTLCEFYDPSLRKTHSIELPELTGSRVCYTKDGWLLLYRPSCHHLCFFNPFTRQVIRLPSFQLNRNAAAFSCAPTSTSCMLLTVSYRGPQIALSTCHPGATEWLTVSYQHPLGSFFGIGIMNKFVFCNGLFYCLSYNDWLGVFDPLERTWNVLVLPPPKCAGKWLNNQWEGKYMTEHKGEILLICACSYEIPVMFKLDQASFVWEEMKSLDGVTLFASFLASHSRTNLSGLMTNSVYFPKVRFCGKNCTSYSFYDCRFYPCKECHDLGDRYPPENIWIEPPQDFSSFT; translated from the coding sequence atgacaatggaggagaagaaagagaatTTGGAGCTGCAGAATTGGTCTGGCCTTCCTACAGAACTCTTCGAATCGATTATATCCCGTCTAACCCTAGAGGACAATGTTCGCGCCTCGGTCGTTTGCAAGAGATGGCACTCAGTTGCAGTCTCTGTCCGGGTAGTAAATCAGTCACCATGGCTTATGTACTTcccaaagaaaaggaaaaagaatggTACCTTGTGTGAATTTTATGACCCATCACTACGCAAGACACATTCCATTGAGCTGCCCGAGTTGACTGGGTCTAGGGTTTGCTACACTAAAGATGGCTGGCTGTTGCTGTACAGACCCAGTTGTCATCACTTGTGCTTCTTTAATCCCTTCACTCGCCAAGTGATTAGACTGCCCAGCTTTCAGTTGAATCGTAATGCTGCTGCCTTCTCCTGTGCCCCAACATCTACCAGCTGCATGCTTCTTACAGTTTCTTACAGGGGTCCCCAAATTGCTCTTAGCACTTGCCATCCTGGGGCAACAGAGTGGCTTACCGTTAGTTACCAACATCCTTTGGGCTCTTTCTTTGGTATTGGTATTATGAATAAGTTTGTTTTCTGCAATGGACTTTTCTATTGTCTGAGTTACAATGATTGGCTAGGGGTCTTTGACCCACTGGAGCGTACTTGGAATGTTCTTGTTCTGCCTCCACCCAAATGCGCCGGCAAATGGTTGAATAATCAGTGGGAAGGCAAGTACATGACAGAGCATAAAGGGGAAATATTACTTATTTGTGCTTGTTCTTATGAAATCCCCGTTATGTTTAAGCTGGATCAGGCAAGCTTTGTATGGGAAGAGATGAAAAGCCTCGATGGTGTCACACTTTTTGCGAGTTTCTTGGCATCTCATTCCAGAACTAACCTTTCTGGACTGATGACAAACAGTGTCTACTTCCCCAAAGTTCGTTTCTGTGGAAAGAATTGCACATCATATTCTTTCTATGATTGTAGATTCTATCCTTGTAAGGAGTGTCATGACTTGGGAGATCGATATCCTCCTGAAAATATCTGGATTGAACCTCCCCAAGACTTCTCAAGCTTCACCTGA